In the genome of bacterium, the window GCGAGCTGTCCCAGGATCCGCAACAGCGGCAGGTAGGACTGGACCGACGCTTCCGCCAGCCAGTCGCTGCCAAACGGCCATCGGCCGTGGTTCAAGACAAACGGAAGGTGCGAGTGTAGGGTGAAGATCAAATTCCCAACAGGTTGAGCCATGGCATCCCTGGGTGCTCGACACGGGTCGGCGGGAGGACTGTGCGGGCGCCGCCTGAATTGATTCTACACCTAATTGTACCGTAAAATGCTACCCGCTTTTCACACATTCCGGCCGGCGTGCCGCGCGGTCGGCGAACGGCGCTACGCTGTCGGCGGGACGGTCGTGGGGATCGCCACGCCGGGGGTGATGTCGCGGTGCGCCAACGCCTCCAGTACGCGCTGCCGGAGCTCGGACGATACCGTCCACTGATCGCCGGGGAGCACCAGCACCGAGCACTGCACGACGGCGCCGGCATCGCGAAGCTCAATGATGCCGTCGACCTTCGCTTCGGCCTGCCGGTCCGCCAGATGGGCGCTGGACCAGGTGCGCGCTGCGTCGCCGACGGCCTCGAGCGCCGCCCCCACGCTTGCGTCGTAGGGGATCAAGACCTGGACGATCGCACGCGCGTAATCCCGGCTCAGGTTGCCGATCTTCACGATCGAGCCGTTCGGGACGCTGACCAGTTCCCCGGAGAACTTGCGGATCTGCATGACCCGCAGCGTGATGCGCTCGACGACGCCCGCGTCGCTGTCGACCCGGACGAAATCCCCGATTTGGACGATGCCTTCGGTCAGGAGGAAGATGCCCGCCAGGAGATCCCGGATGATCTGCTGGGCGCCGAAGCCGAGCGCGACCCCCAGCACCGTAGCGCTGGCCAGCACCGGTGTGACGTTGATGTGCACCGCGCTGAGCATGAGGATGATGGCCGTGAAGACGATCGTGTAGCGGAGCAGGCTCTCCACGATGGGGGTCATGCGTCCGGCGGGATGTCCGGTACGCCAGGCCGCCGTTCGCCGGACAAGGCTCAGCGAGACCCGGAGCGCCACCCAGGCGCCGAGCGCGATGAGCACGATCCAGAGGCCTGCCTCGATCGCGCGGGCGATCCGGTCGGGATCGTTCAGGTCCTGAACGACCCGGCGGAGGGGTTCGAGCGGATCCATCCCTAGCCGTCTCCCGCCGCCGCGCCGGCCACAGCAGCGAGGCCCCGCCCCCGGCGATATGCCGGGATCGTGATCATCGGCGGCCGCTCGTACTCCTGTACCTCGCGAGCTTCGAGGGACACGCCGTCATCTGCGCTGATCAGCGTCATCGCCCGGTTCATCTGCTCGGCGATCGGCGCCCGGGCGGCTTCCCCCACCCGGGTCATCACCACCTGGGCGATCGCGAATGCCATGACCGAGAGCGAGGGGAGGTCCCGGTTCCGGTGCACCCGGGAGCCCAGGTTGACCTGGCCGATCCGGTCGAGCCCGAACCGCGATAGGACATCGATGAGGAGTCCGATCTCGACCCCGTAGCCCGTGAAGAACGGCAGCCGCTCGAGGACCTCGCGGCGTCCCGCATATTCGCCCGACAGCGGCTGGATCAGTCCGGACAGTTCCGGGAAGAACAGGTTGAGGAGCGGCCGCGCCGTCAGTTCCGTGACGCGGCCGCCTCCGGACTCGGACTGCCGGTCGCCCACCTGGATCGGCCGCCGGTAGTATCCCTTGACGTACGCCAGGTGCGGCTGGCGCAGCAGCGGCCCCAGGAGACCGTAG includes:
- a CDS encoding mechanosensitive ion channel family protein translates to MDPLEPLRRVVQDLNDPDRIARAIEAGLWIVLIALGAWVALRVSLSLVRRTAAWRTGHPAGRMTPIVESLLRYTIVFTAIILMLSAVHINVTPVLASATVLGVALGFGAQQIIRDLLAGIFLLTEGIVQIGDFVRVDSDAGVVERITLRVMQIRKFSGELVSVPNGSIVKIGNLSRDYARAIVQVLIPYDASVGAALEAVGDAARTWSSAHLADRQAEAKVDGIIELRDAGAVVQCSVLVLPGDQWTVSSELRQRVLEALAHRDITPGVAIPTTVPPTA
- a CDS encoding glucosyl-3-phosphoglycerate synthase; its protein translation is MSDPVPGRMWSSVVVDRWFARNTFDAQEFSDRDALLALKRAQGVTISLGLPALNEEATIGREIEILRRTLMEEVPLLDEIVVVDGGSEDATAALARRLGIPTYHHAEILPDQGSYVGKGEALWKSLHVLRGDLIAWVDTDIRNIHPKFVYGLLGPLLRQPHLAYVKGYYRRPIQVGDRQSESGGGRVTELTARPLLNLFFPELSGLIQPLSGEYAGRREVLERLPFFTGYGVEIGLLIDVLSRFGLDRIGQVNLGSRVHRNRDLPSLSVMAFAIAQVVMTRVGEAARAPIAEQMNRAMTLISADDGVSLEAREVQEYERPPMITIPAYRRGRGLAAVAGAAAGDG